The nucleotide window GTCGTGTATAGGTATAGAGGATGTAGGGGCCTGTTTCTCCTTGAAAGTCAGTCATTTGGGCAATGTTAAACTCCACGGGGTGTTCACGGTCAGTTTTGAGATCATGAAATATAATTGCACATAACGCAATTTTCTCTGCTATTTGCAGTTTATCTTTGAGTGTTGGATTCTTCTCCTTGATAACCTTCAATACAGCATTTCTGATTTCATCGATTAAATCTTCCACAAACATAATGGTTCCTTTTCGTGTAGACATCTTCTTGCCATCGATTCGGTAAAGTCCATGAGAGACATGAACACAACGATCCGCCCATGGTTTGCCCATAAGTTCCAGTAATGCAAAAAGCTGTTTGAAATGCAACTCCTGTTCTGCACCTACTTCATACAGCATTTTGCTAAAACGATAGGTTTCGTGCCGATAGAGTGCTGCAGCAATATCTCGTGTGAGGTAGAGTGAGGTACCATCGCTCTTACAGATAAGCCCCGGCGGCAATCCAAAGGCTGAAAGATCAACGATATCTGCACCCTCTGATCGCTGTAAAAGCTTTTTCTTTTTCAAAAGCTTAATCACACTATCGAGCCGGGTGTTATAAAATGCTTCGCCATCATAGGAATCGAACGAACACCCAAGTCGAGCATAGAGTTGTTTGAAATCTTTGACGGAAAGCAAACGGAAAAGTTTCCAAAGTTTTGTCGCTTCCTTATCGCCGCCTTCAAGTTTTTTGAACCAGAGTCTGGCTTCGTCTAAGAGAAGGGGATGTTTCTCGCATTCCGCATGAAATTTTACATAGAGATCATAGAGTGTGCGAATGGGGTGTTTAGCAAGAGATCGTGGCCATTTTTTATATGCAACAATGAGCTTGCCAAATTGCGTCCCCCAATCACCAAGGTGATTGATGGCAATAGTTGTATATCCAAGTTCAGCATAGATTCGTTTTAATGATTCCCCGATAAAGGTACTGCGCAAATGCCCAACACCGAAAGGTTTTGCAATATTCGGCGAAGAATAATCGATGACAATGGATTTTTTGTTTTTTTTCTGTAGCGTCCTTTTGAGAATATCTTGAAAAAGCACATGGTGCTTTAGGTGAATATTAATATAGGGTCCCGCAGGCACGGATTTTTCAATAACTCCACTCTGCAGTTTCACTGCATATTCCGCAGCAATGTCTACCGGTGATTTGTGCAGCTCTTTTGCAAATGAAAAACAGGGAAGTGCGATATCTCCAAGATCATCCGAAGGAGGAAGTGCAAGCTGGATGGATGATGGATTAACTTTCAGTTTTTTTGCGATCAATGCAGTGAGAGTTTTTTTGAGAGTCATAGTTCTATCTTACGAGCGGCACTAGTAGGTACGCCGCAGGCACATTTCTAAGTTCCACTCTGTAATGCGTAGAGCTGACCTAAATGAGAGTCCTTATTTTTAATCAAATTATTAAACGTACCCTCCTCAATTATACCCCCTTTTTCAAAAACTATCACCCGATCAGTATCTTTGAGGGTGGAAATGCGATGAGCAACAATAATAAATGTTTTTTTATGGCCGAATGTAGAGAATAATTTATCCATAATTTTCTTTTCAGTTCTACTATCTAAAGAAGATGTTGCTTCATCGAGAAGTAGTATTGGAGAATTTTTGCAAATTGCACGCGCGATGCCAAGTCTTTGCCTTTCACCGCCAGAGAGCGAATATCCCTTTTCGCCTGTCAAAGTGTCTAATCCCTCTGGTAATGTACTTATCATTTCCTGTAAACATGCCATATCTACTGCCGTGTTCAATAGCTCCGAATCTACCTCTCGCATAAGTGTGATGTTCTCCCTTATGCTTAAATTAAATAACTCCGTCTCTTGCAGAACTATCGATATATTTTTTGTTATTTCTTCGTGGGCAATAGAGTAATAGTTTTTCTCGCCAACTTTAAATTCTCCATATTCTAATTCATATAGTCCCAAGAGAATTTTAACTAGTGTAGATTTGCCGCTACCGGATGATCCTGCTATCCCAAGTCTTTCATTCTTACTAAATGAAAAGCTTAAATTTTTAATTCCAACTTGTCCTGAAGGATACTTGAAGGTTCCCCTGTGAATAGATATGGTTTTCCATCGTGGTGGAAATTTTTCTATTCCGGTTCTGATGTTAGGTTTTTCAAGAAAAATTGGCATCATTCTCAGTAAGTTCGATTTTAATTGAATTACTTTACTCGAAATATCCGTAGCCTGAAAAGTAGCACTTCTCAAGTTATTAAAATAGGTGAAAAACACCAAAATATATCCGACTGATATAATTCCTATCACAAGTTGATGTGCAATGAGAAATAGAAATACAATCAATGCCAATCCGTTCAATGTTTGAAATGAATACCATTTTTTGATCCCGGTATTAGACAAGGAGATCTCAATATTTTTTGATTGTTCCTCGCTACCCATTACTTTTAGATGAATATCTTTTTCTACACCCAATGCTTTTATGGCAAGCATATTCCCCGTACCTTCAATATATTTGCCACTTGATTTTTCTCGAACCATGTTTAGTTCATCGCTTAGTTTTCCCAACTTTCTGTTGAAAATATATTCAATGGCAAAATACGAAAGTGAGTAAATGATTAGAAATACCAAAAATATCGGACTGAGGAATAAGAATACAAGCAAAACACCTATAAATGAAGTAGCTACAGGAAACAATTCATTATTAGTGAGTTGTGTCCATTCCGATATTGACTGGCTGCCATTGAAGATTCTTTGTACTTTGTTTCCGCTATTTTCCTTGGAATGCCATTGTAAAGAAAAATCCATCAGTCGCTCAAATCCCTCAACTCTTGCGGTTGTTTTTGCGGCAATAGCAATTCTATCCAACCTATTCTTGCAGGATAAACGGATGAAGGCAACGATAATACTGGATATACCAACAAAAAGAGCGTAAAAATAAAAAGTTTGTAACGAATCCCCTGCATGATAATTGGTAAAAAAATCAACTATTTTACCAAGAATAAAAGGTGGCACTAATTCATAAAAGTGAATTGTGAAAAGTAATAGGTTAAAACCAATCCACCTGTGTTTATTCCTGCCCAAAAAGTGCCAAATAGATTTGGGCACATCTAGCCAGGATAGTTTTTCTGTTTCTGAATTATCTGATTCGTTCATAAATGAACCTTCTCTTCTCTTAATGTAATTGTACGTTTAGTATATATGAAGAAAACTTGGTGTGCCAGGTTTTTCTTATTTCATTTTCAAATAAAAAAAATCCTAGGCTCACGGGACCTAGGGCTTTGCTGTACTAAGCAGCGCCTCGGCATTGCCTCGCGATCGCACTCCTTGCGGAAGTGCACTCAGCAGAGTCTTTGCTTTTTCTCAAATCCATTTGTTTAACACAGAGTCCGTAAATCATGCAACCTGGTGAACAACCAAGCGCTACTCTTATGCCAAGAAATGAGAGAGGGGTGCAGGCGGGTGGTGACGAGGAGGTCCTAGCCAACCAATCCCGCCTGCGTTCTGAACACGATCGAAATGGAACCTGCTTCGGGGGTCGTAGGCACCAGGTGGTGCTTTTGACGTGAAGCTTGTTCGACTCACCAACCGCAACGGCATGCCGCGCGTATCAATGAATCGTGGGGTCCAGGGAGATGACAGTGACTTCCTTGCGGCAGTCACTAATCCCAAGAGTGAGTTTGCTTTTGCGCCAGCCAGTGTGAACAAGCTGGTCAGGTTTCCAGGCCTGATTGATGTTTTTTAGCCAGTCGACGTCGTTTGTACAACATCTTGTGACCTATCAGAGGAGCTCTTGATCTTTGGGGCGAACCTTACAGACCAATTACTTTTCAATGAAATCCTTTTTAAAGGGACTCTATTGTCTGACGAACTCGGGGATCTTGCGATTCCTTTTACCTGGGGACAACCTAATGCCCGAAGGTGAGTTCTGAACACTGTGCTAGGCATAGCTTTGATGATTTTGAGTCTTTCAACGTCACTTGCGTGTCGTCAACTCGACCTATCAGAGGAGCTCTTGATCTTTGGGGCGAACCTTGCAGACCAATTACTTTTCAACAGAATCCTTTTTAAAGGGACTTATTGTCTGACGAACTNNNNNNNNNNNNNNNNNNNNNNNNNNNNNNNNNNNNNNNNNNNNNNNNNNNNNNNNNNNNNNNNNNNNNNNNNNNNNNNNNNNNNNNNNNNNNNNNNNNNGACCAATTACTTTTCAACAGAATCCTTTTTAAAGGGACTTATTGTCTGACGAACTAAGCGAATAGGGATGCAATCCTTGCGGGCTACAAACATCAGCGCGAAGTTCTAATCATACTAGAATTGCTTTTCAGTCGGTCAACGTCACTTGCGTGTCGTCAACTCGACCTATCAGAGGAGCTCTTGATCTTTGGGGCGAACCTTGCAGACCAATTACTTTTCAACAGAATCCTTTTTAAAGGGACTTATTGTCTGACGAACTTTCGGATTAAACAACCTTACGGTCGTCTCATCTTGAGTTCTAAGAAGTTCTGAAGCTACTCACTACTTCCTTGAAGCGTTCGTTTCGGTTTAACAGAGAGAGCGTGCAAGCACGCGATCCCTTTAGTCAAGTATTGATTCAAGCGCAGAAGCCATGACCACAGGAGCCTCTTGTGAGAAGCGAGCCGTGGGTGACCGATGCGATGAAGAGCAATAACTCAACACCAGTGTCCGGCAAACCTTGCGGTAAACCGGAGGAAACAAACACTTCATTCGAAAAAACTTTGTGTCCTAGCAGGATGTAGGCTCAGAAAAGCTTTACGGCTACGAAATTCGGATTGGAATCCAAATTCGCTGCCCAAGCTCGTCCATGCCTATCTCTTCCTTTGCCACAATCACCCGTAAAGGCAATCGCAACATCAGCATGAGAACTGCCAAGAGAGGTCTTCTCTAGGTGCGTTCTTTCGTGTTCGAGATCTTTTGAGGTACGTACCGCTTTGTTAAACGGTAATAATAAGAATACGCCTACTCTAAACTAGTGTCAAGAGCTCTCATGCGAAAATTAGAAAAAATTCTTTTCTTCATGGTTATAATAAAAAAGTACTTTTTAATATCATTTCTAAAAACTTATCCACCTGTATAAAAAAATTATCTGTGGATAACTCTGTGGAGAATAATGGCCGGAAATAAAAAAAGAGCCAGGACTTCTCTAAGAACGATTCGACCGAGGGAATCGCGTCCAAGAAATCAAGGCTCTCGCCGCCTCTCTTTAGAAGTGAGTATCCGAGAGCTACTCTACCAGGCACAGCTTTCCAAGGCGCTGTTGTGTTGCACTGGCATGAGTGGCATATACGGACATCCTTCCGGCAGATGCTGGCACCTGCTCTTGAGAAGGGGCTTAAAATCCCGTGCAGTGTCCGACTAGTGGGTCGAAGTTGCCTTCGTTACCCGTCACGTAGGTACGCGGAGTTAGCACTGCACGGAACAGGACACCTAGCGACATGCTCGATTGACGCGAGCTCCCTTGACGGCCTAAATCGTCGGGGAACCGCGCCTTTCGAAAGCGCTTGCCAACAAGACCTCGTTAGAATCGCGAGTGGTTGCTCGGATCATGGGGCCAATCGGCAATGTCGATGAGTGAGGAGATGGCGAACCCTAGTGACAGAGCTGTTCGAGTGCTTCTCGACTTTGCCCTGCACACTACTGCCATACTTGGCGTTCAGCAGCCAAACGACACTATGAGTCCCTGTGGATCAACTCCAGGGGTACCAGGAAGTGCGGAGTCTGACCGCTGGATTTGTGGGTGTACTACCTCATCTGCGGCGTCCATAGTGAAAGATCGTTACCGGTTTTCGGTATTAGGTAGAGTATAGCATCATACAAATCATGTCAAGTAATTGTAGCTATTATTATATCTATAACGATATTTATGCTTTAAATATAACAAAAATGCTGTCATTATTTTTTTAGAAAGAAATGAGCTGTTTCGCTCTGATCCACTAAAAGTGGTACAATTGACAGTACTTAAAATACTATTCTCATTTTCTTTCTTATGTTCATCCCCAATGCCCAGCTCAAAAAAATCCTTATCGAGGCATCGCTTATTACCGAAGACGTATGGAATAACGCGCTCAAAAACGCCCAGCGTCTGGATATGCCGATTGAGGATATCCTTCGTGAATGGGATATTGTAAAGGGGCACATACTTTATGAAACAGTTGCATCAGCCATCGGACTGCCCTATGTGAACCTAAAGCTGCGCCATATTGATGAAGCTGTTCTCAGGCTTTTTGACGGACATACGGTCAGTACCTACAAAGCCATCCCATTTGAAAAAA belongs to Patescibacteria group bacterium and includes:
- the argS gene encoding arginine--tRNA ligase, producing the protein MTLKKTLTALIAKKLKVNPSSIQLALPPSDDLGDIALPCFSFAKELHKSPVDIAAEYAVKLQSGVIEKSVPAGPYINIHLKHHVLFQDILKRTLQKKNKKSIVIDYSSPNIAKPFGVGHLRSTFIGESLKRIYAELGYTTIAINHLGDWGTQFGKLIVAYKKWPRSLAKHPIRTLYDLYVKFHAECEKHPLLLDEARLWFKKLEGGDKEATKLWKLFRLLSVKDFKQLYARLGCSFDSYDGEAFYNTRLDSVIKLLKKKKLLQRSEGADIVDLSAFGLPPGLICKSDGTSLYLTRDIAAALYRHETYRFSKMLYEVGAEQELHFKQLFALLELMGKPWADRCVHVSHGLYRIDGKKMSTRKGTIMFVEDLIDEIRNAVLKVIKEKNPTLKDKLQIAEKIALCAIIFHDLKTDREHPVEFNIAQMTDFQGETGPYILYTYTRLKSILQKAPSPKPQRTASLLTALGNEEHSVIIQLAHFRDVLEDVIAANKPDILAKYLMTLAKKTNTYYTHNRVIQGNATIQAMRLCVIKEIAATLRKGIELLGMPIIEVM
- a CDS encoding ABC transporter ATP-binding protein; the encoded protein is MNESDNSETEKLSWLDVPKSIWHFLGRNKHRWIGFNLLLFTIHFYELVPPFILGKIVDFFTNYHAGDSLQTFYFYALFVGISSIIVAFIRLSCKNRLDRIAIAAKTTARVEGFERLMDFSLQWHSKENSGNKVQRIFNGSQSISEWTQLTNNELFPVATSFIGVLLVFLFLSPIFLVFLIIYSLSYFAIEYIFNRKLGKLSDELNMVREKSSGKYIEGTGNMLAIKALGVEKDIHLKVMGSEEQSKNIEISLSNTGIKKWYSFQTLNGLALIVFLFLIAHQLVIGIISVGYILVFFTYFNNLRSATFQATDISSKVIQLKSNLLRMMPIFLEKPNIRTGIEKFPPRWKTISIHRGTFKYPSGQVGIKNLSFSFSKNERLGIAGSSGSGKSTLVKILLGLYELEYGEFKVGEKNYYSIAHEEITKNISIVLQETELFNLSIRENITLMREVDSELLNTAVDMACLQEMISTLPEGLDTLTGEKGYSLSGGERQRLGIARAICKNSPILLLDEATSSLDSRTEKKIMDKLFSTFGHKKTFIIVAHRISTLKDTDRVIVFEKGGIIEEGTFNNLIKNKDSHLGQLYALQSGT